The following proteins are co-located in the Labeo rohita strain BAU-BD-2019 unplaced genomic scaffold, IGBB_LRoh.1.0 scaffold_75, whole genome shotgun sequence genome:
- the LOC127161832 gene encoding ubiquitin carboxyl-terminal hydrolase 15 isoform X4, which translates to MQEVVEQGMFVKHCKVEVYLTELKLCEDSNMDNVVTRRFSKADTIDTIEREMRKLFSIPDEKETRLWNKYMSNTFEPLNKPDSTIQDAGLYQGQVLVIEQKNEDGTWPRGSSALKSSGASTLSALPKICPSSLANNHNSSFGGRNMKNSSYSLPSYPPYSSYEYSDQGRRAEKAGLCGLSNLGNTCFMNSATQCLSNIPPLTEYFLKDKYQDELNEDNPLGMKGEIAKAYAELIKQLWSGKYSYVTPRPFKTQVGRFAPQFSGYQQQDSHELLAFLLDGLHEDLNRIRKKPYIQLKDADGRPDKVVAEEAWENHIKRNDSIIVDIFHGLFKSTLVCPVCAKISVTFDPFCYLTLPLPMKKERTLEVYLVWLDPLAKPTQYKLTVPKVGYISDLCASLSVLSGVPAEKMIVTDIYNHRFHRIFANNENLSSIMERDDIYVFEVAVNRLEDTDHVVIPVHLREKYKQSGFNQTSTPLFGQPFLLSVPRTIGEDKLYNLLLLRLCRFVRPAVEDEESEETYSPKHHSINGNATNGITEEGSPSEMETDEQDDESSQDQELPSENDNSQSEDSVGGDNELENGVVPENSGKGSTLTAQKKRLFTFQFNNMGKTDANFIKGEPRQIRFDEDHMRLSDRCYLSLDWEPEMKRKYFNETVAEDFEKHESMEYKPQKKSFFKLKDCIELFTTKEKLGAEDPWYCPNCKQHQQATKKLDLWSLPPVLVVHLKRFSYSRYMRDKLDSLVDFPLRDLDMSEFLINPNAGPCRYDLIAVSNHYGGMGGGHYTAYAKNKEDDKWYNFDDSSVSPTSEDQIVSKAAYVLFYQRQDTVKGTGYFALDREAPAETETPRDEAGAAAAQSEEEEDEDEEDEDLNDNEQEEELGPNRDVSMSTN; encoded by the exons ATGCAAGAG GTGGTGGAGCAGGGCATGTTCGTCAAACACTGTAAGGTGGAAGTCTACCTCACCGAACTCAAGCTGTGCGAAGACAGCAACATGGACAACGTCGTCACGCGCCGCTTCAGCAAAGCAGACACTATAG ACACCATCGAGCGGGAGATGCGGAAGCTGTTCAGTATCCCGGACGAGAAGGAGACGCGGCTGTGGAACAAGTACATGAGCAACACGTTTGAGCCGCTGAATAAACCCGACAGCACCATTCAGGACGCCGGACTCTATCAGGGACAG GTTCTAGTGATCGAACAGAAGAACGAAGACGGCACGTGGCCTCGCGGATCTTCGGCGCTCAA GTCATCTGGTGCTTCCACTCTCTCTGCTTTACCAAAGATCTGCCCTTCATCTCTCGCAAACAATCATAACAGCAGCTTCGGCGGCCGCAA CATGAAGAACTCCAGCTACAGCCTGCCGTCCTACCCGCCCTACAGCAGCTACGAGTACTCGGATCAGGGCCGGCGCGCCGAGAAAGCGGGCCTCTGCGGCCTGTCCAACCTGGGAAACACCTGCTTCATGAACTCGGCCACACAG tgTCTGAGCAACATCCCTCCTCTGACCGAGTACTTCCTGAAGGACAAGTACCAGGACGAGCTGAACGAGGACAATCCTCTGGGAATGAAGGGAGAGATCGCCAAGGCCTACGCCGAGCTCATCAAGCAGCTGTGGTCGGGCAAATACAGCTATGTCACGCCACGGCCCTTCAAG ACTCAGGTGGGTCGATTCGCGCCTCAGTTTTCGGGCTATCAGCAGCAGGACTCTCATGAGCTGCTGGCCTTCCTGCTGGACGGACTCCACGAAGACCTGAACCGCATCCGGAAAAAGCCCTACATTCAGCTGAAAGACGCCGACGGCCGACCCGACAAG GTGGTGGCGGAGGAGGCCTGGGAGAACCACATCAAGAGGAACGACTCCATCATCGTCGATATATTTCACGGCTTGTTCAAGTCCACGCTGGTGTGTCCCGTGTGTGCCAAGATCtctgtgacctttgaccccttCTGCTACCTGACGCTGCCTCTGCCCATGAAGAAGGAGCGAACGCTGGAGGTCTATCTGGTGTGGCTGGACCCGCTGGCCAAACCCACGCAG TATAAACTGACGGTGCCTAAAGTGGGCTACATCTCGGATCTGTGCGCGTCGCTGTCGGTCCTGTCGGGCGTCCCGGCTGAGAAG ATGATCGTGACGGACATCTACAACCACAGGTTCCACCGGATCTTCGCCAACAACGAGAACCTGAGCAGCATCATGGAGCGGGACGACATCTACGT GTTCGAGGTGGCCGTCAACCGTCTGGAGGACACGGACCACGTGGTGATTCCCGTTCATCTGCGAGAGAAGTACAAGCAGTCGGGCTTCAACCAAACCAGCACGCCGCTGTTCGGCCAGCCCTTCCTGCTGAGCGTCCCGCGCACCATCGGCGAGGACAAGCTCTACAACCTGCTGCTGCTGCGCCTCTG TCGTTTCGTTCGTCCGGCGGTCGAGGACGAGGAGTCGGAGGAGACGTACTCGCCCAAACATCACTCCATCAACGGCAACGCCACCAATGGTATAACGGAGGAGGGGTCGCCTA GTGAGATGGAGACGGACGAGCAGGACGACGAGTCCAGTCAGGACCAGGAGCTGCCCTCGGAGAACGACAACAGCCAATCGGAGGACTCGGTGGGCGGAGACAACGAGCTGGAGAACGGCGTGGTCCCGGAGAACTCCGGCAAAGGCTCGACGCTCACGGCCCAGAAGAAGAGACTGTTCACATTCCAGTTCAACAACATGGGCAAGACCGACGCCAACTTCATCAAGGGAGAGCCGCGGCAGATCCGCTTCGACGAGGACCACATGCGCCTCAGCG ATAGATGCTATCTGTCCCTGGACTGGGAGCCGGAAATGAAGAGGAAGTACTTCAATGAAACCGTGGCCGAG GACTTTGAGAAGCATGAGAGTATGGAGTATAAGCCGCAGAAGAAAAGCTTCTTCAAGCTGAAGGACTGCATCGAGCTCTTCACCACCAAAGAGAAGCTCGGAGCGGAAGACCCGTG GTACTGTCCCAACTGCAAGCAGCATCAGCAGGCCACCAAGAAGCTGGACCTGTGGTCTCTGCCGCCGGTGCTGGTGGTGCATCTCAAGCGCTTCTCCTACAGCCGCTACATGAGGGACAAACTGGACTCGCTGGTGGACTTCCCTCTGCG CGATCTGGACATGTCGGAGTTCCTCATCAATCCTAACGCGGGGCCGTGCCGCTACGACCTCATCGCCGTCTCAAACCACTACGGAGGAATGGGAGGAGGACACT ACACCGCCTACGCCAAGAACAAGGAAGATGACAAGTGGTACAACTTCGATGACAGCAGTGTGTCGCCGACCAGCGAGGACCAGATCGTG tCCAAAGCGGCGTACGTGCTCTTCTACCAGCGGCAGGACACCGTCAAAGGCACGGGCTACTTCGCCCTGGACCGCGAGGCTCCCGCCGAGACGGAGACGCCACGGGACGAGGCCGGCGCCGCCGCCGCTCAGAGcgaggaggaggaggacgagGACGAGGAAGACGAGGATCTGAACGACAACGAGCAGGAGGAAGAGCTCGGCCCCAACCGCGACGTGTCCATGAGCACCAACTGA
- the LOC127161832 gene encoding ubiquitin carboxyl-terminal hydrolase 15 isoform X5, protein MKGEIAKAYAELIKQLWSGKYSYVTPRPFKTQVGRFAPQFSGYQQQDSHELLAFLLDGLHEDLNRIRKKPYIQLKDADGRPDKVVAEEAWENHIKRNDSIIVDIFHGLFKSTLVCPVCAKISVTFDPFCYLTLPLPMKKERTLEVYLVWLDPLAKPTQYKLTVPKVGYISDLCASLSVLSGVPAEKMIVTDIYNHRFHRIFANNENLSSIMERDDIYVFEVAVNRLEDTDHVVIPVHLREKYKQSGFNQTSTPLFGQPFLLSVPRTIGEDKLYNLLLLRLCRFVRPAVEDEESEETYSPKHHSINGNATNGITEEGSPSEMETDEQDDESSQDQELPSENDNSQSEDSVGGDNELENGVVPENSGKGSTLTAQKKRLFTFQFNNMGKTDANFIKGEPRQIRFDEDHMRLSDRCYLSLDWEPEMKRKYFNETVAEDFEKHESMEYKPQKKSFFKLKDCIELFTTKEKLGAEDPWYCPNCKQHQQATKKLDLWSLPPVLVVHLKRFSYSRYMRDKLDSLVDFPLRDLDMSEFLINPNAGPCRYDLIAVSNHYGGMGGGHYTAYAKNKEDDKWYNFDDSSVSPTSEDQIVSKAAYVLFYQRQDTVKGTGYFALDREAPAETETPRDEAGAAAAQSEEEEDEDEEDEDLNDNEQEEELGPNRDVSMSTN, encoded by the exons ATGAAGGGAGAGATCGCCAAGGCCTACGCCGAGCTCATCAAGCAGCTGTGGTCGGGCAAATACAGCTATGTCACGCCACGGCCCTTCAAG ACTCAGGTGGGTCGATTCGCGCCTCAGTTTTCGGGCTATCAGCAGCAGGACTCTCATGAGCTGCTGGCCTTCCTGCTGGACGGACTCCACGAAGACCTGAACCGCATCCGGAAAAAGCCCTACATTCAGCTGAAAGACGCCGACGGCCGACCCGACAAG GTGGTGGCGGAGGAGGCCTGGGAGAACCACATCAAGAGGAACGACTCCATCATCGTCGATATATTTCACGGCTTGTTCAAGTCCACGCTGGTGTGTCCCGTGTGTGCCAAGATCtctgtgacctttgaccccttCTGCTACCTGACGCTGCCTCTGCCCATGAAGAAGGAGCGAACGCTGGAGGTCTATCTGGTGTGGCTGGACCCGCTGGCCAAACCCACGCAG TATAAACTGACGGTGCCTAAAGTGGGCTACATCTCGGATCTGTGCGCGTCGCTGTCGGTCCTGTCGGGCGTCCCGGCTGAGAAG ATGATCGTGACGGACATCTACAACCACAGGTTCCACCGGATCTTCGCCAACAACGAGAACCTGAGCAGCATCATGGAGCGGGACGACATCTACGT GTTCGAGGTGGCCGTCAACCGTCTGGAGGACACGGACCACGTGGTGATTCCCGTTCATCTGCGAGAGAAGTACAAGCAGTCGGGCTTCAACCAAACCAGCACGCCGCTGTTCGGCCAGCCCTTCCTGCTGAGCGTCCCGCGCACCATCGGCGAGGACAAGCTCTACAACCTGCTGCTGCTGCGCCTCTG TCGTTTCGTTCGTCCGGCGGTCGAGGACGAGGAGTCGGAGGAGACGTACTCGCCCAAACATCACTCCATCAACGGCAACGCCACCAATGGTATAACGGAGGAGGGGTCGCCTA GTGAGATGGAGACGGACGAGCAGGACGACGAGTCCAGTCAGGACCAGGAGCTGCCCTCGGAGAACGACAACAGCCAATCGGAGGACTCGGTGGGCGGAGACAACGAGCTGGAGAACGGCGTGGTCCCGGAGAACTCCGGCAAAGGCTCGACGCTCACGGCCCAGAAGAAGAGACTGTTCACATTCCAGTTCAACAACATGGGCAAGACCGACGCCAACTTCATCAAGGGAGAGCCGCGGCAGATCCGCTTCGACGAGGACCACATGCGCCTCAGCG ATAGATGCTATCTGTCCCTGGACTGGGAGCCGGAAATGAAGAGGAAGTACTTCAATGAAACCGTGGCCGAG GACTTTGAGAAGCATGAGAGTATGGAGTATAAGCCGCAGAAGAAAAGCTTCTTCAAGCTGAAGGACTGCATCGAGCTCTTCACCACCAAAGAGAAGCTCGGAGCGGAAGACCCGTG GTACTGTCCCAACTGCAAGCAGCATCAGCAGGCCACCAAGAAGCTGGACCTGTGGTCTCTGCCGCCGGTGCTGGTGGTGCATCTCAAGCGCTTCTCCTACAGCCGCTACATGAGGGACAAACTGGACTCGCTGGTGGACTTCCCTCTGCG CGATCTGGACATGTCGGAGTTCCTCATCAATCCTAACGCGGGGCCGTGCCGCTACGACCTCATCGCCGTCTCAAACCACTACGGAGGAATGGGAGGAGGACACT ACACCGCCTACGCCAAGAACAAGGAAGATGACAAGTGGTACAACTTCGATGACAGCAGTGTGTCGCCGACCAGCGAGGACCAGATCGTG tCCAAAGCGGCGTACGTGCTCTTCTACCAGCGGCAGGACACCGTCAAAGGCACGGGCTACTTCGCCCTGGACCGCGAGGCTCCCGCCGAGACGGAGACGCCACGGGACGAGGCCGGCGCCGCCGCCGCTCAGAGcgaggaggaggaggacgagGACGAGGAAGACGAGGATCTGAACGACAACGAGCAGGAGGAAGAGCTCGGCCCCAACCGCGACGTGTCCATGAGCACCAACTGA